A genomic region of Fusarium oxysporum Fo47 chromosome VI, complete sequence contains the following coding sequences:
- a CDS encoding acyl-CoA dehydrogenase/oxidase, whose amino-acid sequence MATSVRTFRSLARPVVARRFRPAVTLPAIQSRLHSSKHPKGFEAPSNEELEELRERVQEFTRREITEEVAAKTDKTNAFPAEMWQKLGEAGFLGITADEDVGGLAMGYQAHIIVMEELSRASGSIGLSYAAHSQLCVNQLQLNGSPEQKKKYLPGLIAGTSVGALAMSESGAGSDVVSMRTTAKAVDGGYVLNGSKMWITNGPDADVIVVYAKTEPERASKGITAFIVDTKSEGFSCARKLDKMGMRGSNTGELMFDGVFVPTENILGKVNGGVRVLMEGLDLERLVLSAGPLGIMQASLDVALPFTHQRKQFGQPIAHNQLLQGKLADMYTKLQASRAYTYTTAKAVDDNGLIRTQDCAGAILYAAERATECTLDCIQLLGGMGYVEEMPASRLLRDAKLYEIGAGTSEIRRMVIGRAFNKEYAQA is encoded by the exons ATGGCAACAAGCGTACGAACATTCAGATCTCTGGCACGACCTGTCGTGGCACGTCGGTTCCGTCCAGCTGTCACTCTCCCCGCCATTCAGTCTCGCTTGCACTCCTCTAAACACCCCAAAGGCTTCGAAGCTCCTTCAAATGAGGAGCTCGAGGAGTTGAGGGAGCGTGTGCAGGAATTCACACGCCGTGAGATCACAGAGGAGGTCGCCGCAAAGACAGACAAGACAAATGCCTTCCCAGCAGAGATGTGGCAAAAGCTTGGTGAAGCTGGCTTCCTAGGCATCACAGCTGACGAGGACGTCGGCGGTCTCGCTATGGGTTACCAGGCGCACATCATTGTCATGGAGGAGCTATCGCGAGCCTCTGGTTCTATCGGTCTCAGCTACGCAGCACATTCACAACTCTGCGTTAACCAGTTGCAACTCAATGGATCTCCAgagcagaagaaaaagtaCCTACCTGGCCTCATTGCTGGCACAAGTGTTGGCGCGCTGGCCATGTCTGAGTCTGGTGCTGGCAGTGACGTCGTCAGCATGCGAACAACAGCAAAGGCCGTTGACGGTGGTTACGTGCTGAACGGATCCAAGATGTGGATCACTAACGGCCCTGATGCCGATGTTATTGTGGTTTACGCCAAGACAGAGCCTGAGAGGGCCTCTAAAGGTATCACAGCCTTCATCGTGGATACCAAGAGTGAGGGCTTCAGCTGTGCCCgcaagctcgacaagatggGCATGCGCGGCAGCAACACCGGCGAACTCATGTTTGACGGTGTCTTCGTACCAACAGAGAACATCCTTGGCAAGGTCAACGGAGGTGTGCGAGTCCTGATGGAAGGTCTCGATCTGGAgcgcttggtgttgagcgCTGGACCTCTGGGCATCATGCAGGCTTCACTAGATGTTGCCCTACCCTTCACACACCAGCGCAAGCAGTTCGGTCAGCCTATTGCTCACAACCAGTTGCTCCAGGGCAAGCTGGCCGATATGTACACGAAGCTCCAGGCTTCTCGCGCCTATACCTACACAACCGCCAAGGCGGTCGACGATAACGGTTTGATCCGCACACAGGACTGCGCGGGAGCTATCTTGTATGCAGCTGAGCGGGCGACTGAGTGCACACTTGACTGTATTCAGCTTCTTGGTGGAATGGGTTATGTTGAGGAAATGCCCGCATCACGATTGCTTCGAGA TGCCAAATTATATGAGATTGGAGCCGGTACTTCCGAGATTCGAAGAATGGTTATCGGCAGGGCTTTCAACAAGGAGTATGCGCAGGCTTGA
- a CDS encoding carboxyl transferase — protein MTLSRSSRQAILLGRQFSRRTQISSQKRAVANLTPPHQANAISRIQTNVDPSSDEFKENEKQMSEVMSRMQELARKIQQGGPEKARQKHIARKKMLPRDRVTALIDPGTTFMELSPMAGHELYPEAEVPAGGIITGVGVVEGVTCVIVANDSTVKGGTYYPITVKKHLRAQAVARENKLPCIYLVDSGGANLPHQADVFPDQNHFGRIFYNQARMSSEGIPQIAVVMGPCTAGGAYVPAMSDESIIVQEQGHIFLAGPPLVKAATGEVVSHEDLGGGKMHSSVSGVTDYLAVDDAHAVVLARRCISNLNWPKKSPETQGPKPTFSEPLHDPEELLGIATTNLRKPLPIREVIARVVDGSEFSEFKRDFGTTLVTGFAEIYGHKVGIVANDGILFASSAVKGAHFIELCSQRGIPLVFLQNISGFMVGSQSERDGIAKHGAKLVTAVACADVPKFTVVVGGSYGAGNYGMCGRAYSPRFLWMWPNAKVGVMGSEQLAAVMETVGKTVDGGLKERIEKESDATFSSARLWDDGIIPPQHTRRYLGLGLQAAMGGRNEVKAGDTKFGVFRM, from the exons ATGACGCTATCACGTTCATCGCGCCAGGCGATACTGCTCGGTCGTCAGTTCAGTCGGCGCACACAGATATCTTCACAGAAACGAGCTGTCGCAAATCTCACTCCTCCACACCAGGCCAATGCCATCTCACGGATTCAGACAAACGTTGATCCGTCGTCAGACGAGTTcaaggagaatgagaagcAGATGAGCGAGGTCATGAGCCGCATGCAGGAGCTCGCCCGCAAGATTCAGCAGGGAGGACCTGAGAAGGCCAGACAGAAGCACATCGCACGCAAGAAAATGCTCCCCAGAGATCGAGTTACGGCTCTGATTGACCCTGGAACTACATTTATGGAGCTCTCCCCAATGGCTGGTCATGAGCTCTATCCAGAGGCTGAGGTGCCTGCAGGCGGTATCATCACTGGTGTGGGTGTTGTCGAGGGAGTGACATGCGTGATCGTCGCCAATGACAGCACGGTCAAGGGCGGCACATATTATCCCATTACAGTCAAGAAGCACTTGCGAGCGCAAGCTGtcgcaagagaaaacaaaTTACC ATGCATCTACCTCGTCGACAGCGGCGGTGCCAACCTCCCCCACCAAGCTGACGTTTTCCCCGATCAGAACCACTTTGGTCGCATCTTCTATAACCAAGCCCGCATGAGCTCGGAGGGTATTCCCCAGATCGCTGTGGTCATGGGTCCTTGCACAGCAGGTGGCGCCTACGTCCCAGCAATGAGTGACGAGAGCATTATCGTCCAAGAGCAGGGTCACATTTTTCTCGCCGGTCCTCCCCTTGTCAAGGCTGCGACAGGAGAGGTTGTCAGCCATGAGGACTTGGGAGGTGGCAAGATGCACTCTTCTGTGTCTGGTGTTACAGATTACCTGGCTGTGGACGACGCGCATGCTGTCGTATTGGCTCGTCGCTGCATTAGCAACCTCAACTGGCCCAAGAAGTCACCAGAGACTCAAGGCCCCAAGCCTACCTTCTCAGAACCTCTCCACGATCCcgaggagcttcttggcatTGCTACCACCAACCTGCGAAAGCCTCTGCCTATTCGCGAGGTCATTGCTCGTGTTGTGGATGGCTCTGAGTTCTCCGAGTTCAAGCGCGACTTTGGTACTACTCTCGTGACTGGCTTCGCCGAGATCTACGGCCACAAGGTTGGCATTGTAGCCAATGACGGTATTCTCTTTGCCTCGTCCGCTGTCAAGGGCGCTCACTTCATTGAGCTCTGCTCTCAGCGCGGCATCCCATTGGTATTCCTACAGAACATTTCCGGATTCATGGTAGGATCACAGTCTGAGCGTGACGGTATCGCAAAGCACGGTGCCAAGCTAGTCACAGCTGTTGCATGTGCAGATGTACCCAAATTCACCGTCGTCGTTGGTGGCAGCTACGGCGCCGGAAACTACGGAATGTGCGGACGAGCCTACAGCCCACGATTCTTGTGGATGTGGCCCAACGCCAAGGTTGGTGTTATGGGTAGCGAGCAATTGGCTGCTGTGATGGAGACTGTCGGCAAGACTGTCGACGGTGGGCTAAAGGAGCgtattgagaaggagagtGATGCCACATTCTCCTCTGCTCGATTATGG GACGATGGCATTATCCCTCCTCAACATACAAGACGATACCTGGGTCTAGGTCTGCAGGCTGCTATGGGAGGTAGAAACGAGGTCAAGGCGGGTGATACCAAATTTGGCGTCTTCCGAATGTAA
- a CDS encoding rhamnose mutarotase → MSQTARRFAQIVKLKPQHLAEYKEVHARVWPDVLKQIQECNIRDYSIFYDDQSHILFASFKYIGSDYSCDMEKMAKNPRVREWWKMTDAWQESLVPGAVSSEAGEPSWWKPVEEVFYQP, encoded by the exons ATGTCACAAACAGCTCGCCGATTCGCTCAGATCGTCAAACTGAAGCCTCAACACCTTGCTGAGTACAAGGAAGTCCACGCTAGAGTCTGGCCCGACGTCCTCAAGCAGATCCAAGAGTGCAATATTCGAGACT ACAGCATTTTCTACGATGATCAGAGCCACATTCTCTTCGCCTCGTTCAAATACATCGGCTCGGACTACAGCTGCGacatggagaagatggcaaagAACCCCCGTGTGAGGGAATGGTGGAAGATGACAGACGCCTGGCAGGAGAGTCTTGTGCCTGGTGCAGTGAGCTCTGAGGCCGGCGAGCCTTCTTGGTGGAAGCCAGTTGAGGAGGTCTTTTATCAGCCTTAA